The Thermoproteales archaeon genome segment AAGACTGATACTTGGAGAGCCTAAAGGTCTAGGATTGAAAGCATTGCTGAAATACAAGGCTCAACTTTCTAAGCTTGAGAGAGAAGCACCATTCGCAGCTATAGCCGTAAACATAGCAGTTGAGAGCGGCTTAGACTCTGTAAAGTCGTTTGAGGCTCTGGAAAATTTGGACAGCCTGCCAGCCTGCAGCTTCGAGGCTAAAAGGATTAGACGTGACTGTATAATATTTGCTAGGCATCCTTTGGAGCAGTTGAGGCTTGAAGTTAAAGATGCCTTAGGGCTTTGGAAGAAGCTTTTAAGCACTATAGTTACTATCGAGGCTACGGGATTAGATCCAAAACTAATATTTAAAGACCTTAGAAACCTAATACTTGCAGACTTGAGAGCTGACTATGAAAGACTTGCAGAAAGATTCAAGACATTAGTCTCTACTGCAAGCGTCCTCTTCGGAGCAATGCCAATGATGATAGCTGTAACATTATCGCTTTTCGCAAGCAGCAGCATAATACCCCTAATGCTTTCACTAGCGCTTGCAAACGCAGTCATAGCCGGCTTATGGATTATGAGCGTAGACTTCCAAGTCCCCGACACGGCTGACTACTCGGGATTCTACAAGTCGGCCCTAGTAAAGTGGCTTCCTATAGGCTTGGCAGTCGGCTTAGCCACTTATTTTGCTTGGATAGTAATATCATTCACTTTAACGCTTAGAAGCACTGCAAGCCTATGCCTTGGAACCATAGCGTTCAGCCTACCCTTCTACCTAGACTGGAAACGGCAGACTAATGTTTTCAACGAGCTGCTTGACGATTTACCTCTCGTCTTGAGGGACATTGCCGAGCAGGTTGATAGAGAATTTAAGAGAAGCCTTCTACAGGTGTCTAAGCCACGTAATTATACTGACTGCTTTAACCAGCACGGCTGTGATAATGGGCAACCCCCCTGATACTATTGCTTGGAGGCTTCGGGGCAGGCTTATTCCTAGCATCCGCAATAGTCTACCCGAGCGAGATGGACAAAACCGAGAGATTCTACAAGTCTACCATGCTCATCTATTCTCTGGGAGTATTATTCCTATAGGATAAAATAAATACGAGGAAAATTGAAGTTTAACATGGTGTATAGAATGAATTATCGCCCCGAGACCGCTTTTCACGATACCTCGCCGGGGGGGGGGTGAGAGAGAGATATTTTCCCGAGAGGAAAGTGGTTTTGATTAGTGTTGAACTCGATGATAAGGGTGACTATGCCTTAGAACCTGTTAAGCTGTTCTCCAAGTATGGGGTTAAAATGCTTAGTTGTATTGTACAATCTCATCCTGATAGGGGTGCTGTTCATGCTTCGCTATTTCTCGATTTAACAGAAGCCAGCATAGATAAGAACGCATTGATAGTAGAGTTGAAGGCTTTGCCTCATGTAAAGAATATAGAATTGCTAGATTTGCCTTTTGCCCATGGAGAAGCTAGGCTAGTACTTTTCACTTTAGAAGAGATGCATAATTTATTCAAGGTACTTAGAAAACTTGGAGCCGGTGGCTTAGCGATAATATATCATATGGGTTTTAAAGCCGGCGAGGCTATAGCAACTAAACTCTCCGGATATTTTGAAGACGGCAAAAAAGCATTGGAATACTTGTTACTCTACTATGAGAGCTTAGGGCATGGAAGATTTAGAATGAAAAGCTATGTCGACGGAATATATTGCAGAGTAGTTGCTAGAGAGCTTTTAGAGTGTATAGATGTTAGCAGCGGCGAGCCTAACAGCCAACTGCTTAGAGGAATACTTGCAGGATTTCTTTCCAAGCTTTGGGGTAGAGAGGTTAAGGTTGTAGAGACAAAGTGTATAGCTAAAGGGGATCCCTGTTGCGAGTTTGAAGCAAAAGCTTAAATAATTGGCGCTTGTCTGCTGTAGACATAAATTCCCGTAGCTATGACTATATAACTTATAACGTATAGTAAATCTAGAATATTTCCCGGATAGTAGCCGCCTATAACAAAGTAGGGTAGATCGCTTATTGCTAATAAGGCTAGTCCCGTTGAGAAAAGTATATTGCATTCAGCAGCTTTCCCTCCATAGAAGAATATCGTTGCCTCAAGCGAGAGAGCGAAGAGTATTAAGTCCAGGATGATGTAAGAAGTATCTACTATTACTGTTAACAAGTCTTCCCTGGCTAAAGTATCTGGAATTGCGGCGAGAGTTGTTCCGATTAGTATGGCTCCTATAACTAGGGGACTTGCATAAATTACTTTAGTTTTATAGTCTAGACCCGCGCTTTTAACTATGGAGTATAAGGGTTTGACGCTTTTGTAGAGGCCTGCTAATATGAATACGTATCCAAATATCCAAGCTAGGTCTGCAATTGAGAGCTCCTGCGGCTCTCCAAGGAGTATAATGTAAGTTAGCCATATTGTTTCAGCTGTAAGCCATAATCCTATTCCTATGGATATGTAGAACCATGAAGCTTTTAAAAGATCATAGAGTATCCACTTCTGCCTATTTAAGACTTTTAAGCTAGCCCAAAAAGAAAATCCAGCAGTTAAAACTGTTAACGTGTTTAAATATAGTTCAACATATTGAGGCTCAGAGTAGGTAGACAAGATTATAAAAACCATTATTACAATTATTATCGATAAAGCAGATATGAGATATATCTTTTGATGTCCTATACTAACTAAGCTATACTTTTTCTGTATAGAATTCACAGTATGGATCACCTTTCGCAATACATTTAGATTCTATTACTCTTACATCGGTTTTTAGTAGTCCTGATAATAATCCGCTTAAATGTCCTCTTATCAACTGGCTCATAGGCTTATCTGAGCCTTCAAAAGCCTTACATTCAATCGAATCGTATAGTCTTAAGATTATTTTCATTCTATAGGGATGATATTCTATTAGTTCTGCTCGTCCCCATCCGCTTGCTTGATAAATTTTTAGAATTTCTATCAGAAGTTCTTCGCCTTTTAATTTTAACTTCTCTGAGAGATAGTCGGCTAGGAATTTCCCTCCTGAATAGGCTAAATGGTATAGGAGAGCTACGGCACTTTCTCCTGCTTTCTCGTATAAGCCTTTAATCATTTCTTGGAAATCGTGTTCAAGTAGTATAATTGATCTAGCGCCCGGAAATACGTATAAGGGGAATGCAAATTCGTCTATCATAAAGCCTTTTACGGGAGATTTCTTAACTCCCCCCCCCCGTCGCAGTTTCCAGCTCTCTTCTTACTTGCTCGACGTTAACGTCGAGGTTTGTAATGTCTGCGAATATAAACACTGTTTGTCTCTGCCATTCGGGTAGTGCATAAGCGCTTAGGCTTAGAATATTTATTCCGTACTTTGCGAATATTTCAAGAACTTTTTCTAGTTGTCCAGGCTGGTTAGATATTGTAAAATAGAATTCTACAATATCCCTGCTCCTAGCGTATATCATCCATGGAATATATTTTTCAAACACTATACCACGAGATTTTCATGCATAAATGAAAAATAAATGTTACGATTTGGAGAATTGATAAATCTGTGTGAAGCAAAAAGCGTTACGGATTTTCGGGAAATTTAGACTAAATGATATGCATAGGGATGTGGTTGTGAGCTCACTAAGGCTCGATTAATACTTTTAGCGACTTACAGCAGGAAAATGGGTTTAATATGGACTTATGGCGTCGCCGTGTGGAGCTATAATTTAGAAGAGGCTGAGAAGTGGGCTGAAGAATTATTCACAGCCCTCAAAGCCGTCATCAGGGGCACGTACAGGCAGATAGTATACCGTGATTTAACGATTGAAGAAGCCACTGAAATAATGAGGATATTAAGGGAATCAGACAGTGTAATTGCACTCGCTGGACTTCCAGAACCCCGTGATAGCTACTCTAGGTCGCCTGCCAAGGGCTACATGATAGGAGTGCGTATGATCGAGATGGTCGAGGAAATCGTCAGAGGGCTTGTCGCAGAGGATAAGGAGTTTATCTATCAGGTTCAGGCGCAGCCGGTACAGCCCATCCATAACCTCCCTAAACTCCTTTTCTTTTTCAAGCTCTTTCTTCTCCATTTCAAGTCTAAGCTTTTCAAGCTCTTCTCTTAAAGGCTTTATCGAAGCCTCGACCAGTTCTGCAACCATAGACTCTGAAACACCCATAAAGACTATTAACGCCCACATCCTCTTCTCATAATATCTTCTAAGCTGTTCCATGCTGAACCTGACATAGTAGTTTTTATGTCCTAAAAATGCTTCAACAACTTCATACGGCGCACCGGCAGCCTCCAAGTTTGTTCGGAAGAATTTTCTAAGCGTGTATAGGCGACGCCTGTATATCGTCTTCCTCCCATACTTTGCCCAGCCCTAGGACTTCTTCTATATGTTTGCCGGATTTTCCAAGATTTATTCGGAATATTCACTATATAAGCGCTGGGATAGTACTTATACTCTCACCATTTAAAAGCTCCGGCTTTATTCATGAAAAACTAAGGCCAAAATCATAACAGTATTTGTTGCTTGTTAACAGTATAAGAGCAAAATTGCAGGTTATTGGGTATTCGATTGACTATCAAGCATGCTTAAAGCATCAAAGACTATTTTTCCAGCAAGCTCTACTCTTTCTTTTAAGAATTCTTTATCGATATAATCTACCTTTTTAGCAAGACTATTGCTCACAATCAACATAGCACCTGTCCTAAAATTCCTTATTAAACCCAAGGCGAACAATGTTGCGCATTCCATCTCAACACTTATAACATTCCTAGAAGACCAAGTCTCCACAAATTTCTCATCTTCAGTGTAGAACGCGTCGCTGCTAAAGACTATTCCTGTTTTCGCGTTCACGCCATATTTAGAAGCTGTTTCAATAAGAAGTTTAGTAACGTAAAAATCAGGAACAGCACCAATATAGCCATCCGGCACGTACATTTCAAGATGTCCACGAGGATAAGCGGCCCCCAGTACAATAATAATATCTCCTATATTAAGAGAAGGTATTAGAGCGCCAGTTGTTCCAAGCCTTACTATAACTTCGGCACCCAGCATCTTTAATTCCTCAAAAACAATAGCACTACTAGGGCCTCCTATACCATGCGTTGCGACAGTTATCCGTGTGTTTTTCCAATATCCAGTATATGTTAGAAAGCCCCTGTTCTCGTTAACGAGAACGACATTGCTTAAAAGCGAGCTTAACTGCTTAATGCGGCCGGGGTCACCCGCCGTTACTACAAAAGGCGAAATATATTCTTTATCGGCTTGAATATGAACAGGCTTTTTATGCATGAGATCACCTTAAAGCATAACCTAATATATTATAATATGGTTAATATTGTTACTCCTATCTGGTAAAAGTGTGAGTTGCATGTCTGAAATACTTGATAAAGTTAAGAAAGAAAAAAGACTTATTGAAGAGATAGAAACCTTAATCCCCGGTTTCCGCGGCTATAAAATGAGAGAACTGCGCCGCGAAGCCGATAAGCTAGTTAGAGATTACATAGTTAGGAAGTTAAAAGAAGCTAAAGATAATTTAAAAGAGTGCATGTTAATAGTAGCTGAAAATGATAGAGCGGAGCTCTATGGATTAATAAATAGGATATCCGCGTTGTTGGATCTCGTAACGAGCAAAATTGAACATGCAGACTACGGCTATAGCGGATTCTTTGATGCAGTAAAAATAAAAGTCGACGAGCTGGAAAAATTGTTAGAGTACGATAATTCGCTAATAAAAAGCGCGAATGAGATAGTAACTGCTGCAAAATCTGCGCAGGTTCTCGCTAATGATCTCAAATTCGACGAATTATCTTCAAAGCTTAGGGAATTTAAAAAACTTCTCGACCGCTTTGACGAACTTATAAATCAGAGAGAGAATATTATATTAGGTGTGTAATAGCATGCCCCAAGTAATCGAATGGAAAAATCCTGGAAAAGACGATATTGTATGGCGATATCCGGATGAGAGGATAGAGTGGGGAGCTCAGCTAATCGTTAGAGAATACGAAGTAGCTGTTTTCTTTAGAGATGGAAAGGCTTACGATGTTCTAGGTCCTGGAAGGCACACGCTCACAACGCTAAACTTGCCTCTTCTAACGGACTACCTGACCAGACTGCTAGGCTTTACAGAGTCTCCATTTAAAGCAACTATAATATTTGTATCTACAAAGCAATTCCAAGGAAAATTTGGCGGAAGATCTCAAACAACAGACCTGGCGCCGTTAACATTTTATGGCGGATACTGGTTCCGAGTTGGCGACCCTAAGATATTTGTAAACGAAGTTGTAGGAGGAAAAGACAAGTATACGACGAGCGAGGTGAACGAGTTTATAAGAGGCTTTATTAACGAACGTTTAATTGATTTCTTAGCTAAATACGATCTTCTTACAGTGTTTACTAAAATAGACGAGGTAAGCTTTAAAGCTAAAGCAACAGTTCAAGACGAATTTAAGAGGATAGGCCTAGAACTCATAGATTTAAAGTTTGAAGGAATAGATACTACTCCAGAATATAGAGAACGCCTATTCTGGATCAAGCAAAGCGGACAGGCTGCTTACGTGTTGCAGATGGAAACAGCAAAAACCATGGCTAAGGAGCTTGGTAAATCTCCAGGAGCTGGATTTGGAGCTGGAATGGTAATGATTCCACCAGTGTTTACTCCGCCACCACCGCAACCAGCTACTGTCCAGCCGGCAGTAACGGCGCCAGCTCAAACTAAAAAATGCCCAAATTGTAAAAGAGATGTGCCACTAGATGCAAAATTCTGCCCATACTGCGGCTTTGACTTTAGCAAGGCTTCTTCATCATATTGCCCGAATTGCGGCGCTCCACTGCCTCCAGGTGCAAAATTCTGTCCTAAATGTGGTAAAAAAATAGCAGAGTAACCAAAACTACGAAAGTATTTTCTTAAATTCTTCCTTTATTCTTTCATATCGCTCTAGATCTTCTTTCGAGACGCTAGGCTCGACTTTCTCTAATGCCCTCAAGAAATGCTCCTTCTTAACCTTTGTCGGTTTTCCAGCCTCGCGAAGCGCTATCATCGCAGCTTCTCTACAAACAGCAGCAATGTCCGCGCCCGTGTAGCCTTCCGTTTTCTCCGCTAGTTCCTCTAAATCAACGTCCTCCGCTAGTGGCATTTTTCTCGTATGAACCTTAAATATTTCCAATCTAGCTTCTTTGTCAGGTGGAGGCACATAAATCACTCTGTCGAATCTTCCCGGCCTTAAGAGTGCCGGATCTACTATATCGGGTCGATTTGTAGCGCCAATAACTACCACGCCCTCTAGTCTAGTAATGCCATCCATTTCAGTTAAAAGCTGGTTGACTATCCTATCTGTGACTCCACTATCGCCGCCGCGCAAGCCTCTTCTTGGAGCTATTGAATCTATTTCGTCGAAGAATATTATACAGGGTGCGGCCTGTCTCGCTTTTGAGAATATTTCTCTTACTGCTTTCTCGGATTCTCCAACCCACTTGCTTAATATTTCTGGTCCTTTAACACTTATAAAGTTAGCCCCGCTTTCTGTTGCTACTGCTTTTGCTAGCAATGTTTTACCACAACCAGGAGGACCATAAAGCAAAATACCCTTAGGAGGATCAATACCCATTTCTCTAAAATATTCGGGTTGTCTAATTGGCCATTCTACGGCTTCTTTAAGCTCCTGCTTAACACCCTCCAAACCACCAACATCACTCCATTTTACCTCCGGAATTTCGACGTATACCTCTCTAAGAGCGGATGGTTGCACGTCTTTTAAAGCATCTAAGAAGTCTTTACGCGTGACTCTAAGCTCGTCGAGAATTTCGGTGGGTATGTGCTCAGACTCTAAATCTATTTTTGGCAGAAATCTCCTTAGGGCATGCATTGCAGCCTCTCTGCAAACGGCGGCAATATCCGCGCCTGTAAATCCGTGAGTAAGTTCTGCAAGTTCGTCTAAGTTCACATCTTCAGCAAGGGGCATATTACGAGTATGGACTTGAAATATTTCTCGTCGGGCTCTTTTGTCTGGAACAGGAATTGCTATTTCTCTATCGAATCTTCCTGGTCTTCTAAGAGCTGGATCTACAGCATCCGGCCTGTTCGTTGCAGCGATTACGATAACTTGTCCTCTACCTTTAAGACCGTCCATTAGGGCTAGTAGCTGTGCTACAACTCTCCTCTCTACTTCTCCAGTTACCTCCTCCCTCTTCGGAGCAATAGCATCAATCTCATCAATAAAAATTATAGATGGAGCGTTTTCTTCAGCTTCTCTAAACACATCTCTTAATCTTGCCTCAGATTCTCCGTAGTATTTGCTCATTATTTCAGGTCCATTAATCGCAATAAAATGCGCGCCACTCTCGTTAGCTACTGCTTTTGCTAGCAAAGTTTTACCTGTTCCGGGAGGACCATAAAGCAAAACACCTTTAGGCGGCTCTATGCCCAATCTTCTAAACAATTCGGGATGCTTGAGAGGCAATTCTATCATTTCTCTTATTTTCTGCTTAGCCTCCTCTAAATCGCCAATATCCTCATACGTAATATGCGGAATTCTAAATTCCTCCTCTCTCGCAGGTTCAGAGCGTATGTTTACTTCTGTAGAATCCGTAACTATGACGACCCCTAATGGTTGAGTTTTTACGACTATAAGTCTTAAAGCCGTGCTCAATACTGGTATTATTATCGTATCGCCTTGAACTAAGGGTCTCCCCACTAATCTTCTCTTAACATATTCTATGAAATCTGAACCGAAGCGCAAGGGCTCAACAGGAGCTAAAATAATTTTTCTTGCTGGGCGGGTCTCCGCCTTTTTAACTGTAATGACGTCACCTATGCTCACGCCAGCATTCTGCCGCAAAGTACCATCCATTCTGATAATGCCCCTACCCTCATCTTCCAAATAGGCAGGCCAAACAACAGCAACAGTTTTCTTAGTTCCTTGAATTTCAACTACGTCTCCCACGTCTAGATTTAAAGTTTTCATAGTTTGCCTATCAAGCCTTACTATTCCTCTACCCACGTCCCTCTGTTTAGCTTCAGCAACACGAACCTGAACTTCCTTTGACATTTAAAACCCCAATCTTTAGTATATACAGCAGGTTTAAAAATCTATAACTTAAGAAGAAATAATCTCTAGGACGTCACCATCTTCTAATACAAAATCCGCGCCAACTTTCTGAGGGCTAAACTTTAAGCGTGGACTCCAAACACGAGCATACCTAAAATTCTTGTAAAGACGCGAATGAATAATTTTGGCGACTTCTATAACTGTAATACCCTTTTTAACGACTAGCGGCCTCTTGGATATTTCTTTACTGTGAGGTTTCTTGGTGTAAACCCTAATCAAATTAAGAAGCTTAAACAGCTGAGCTCCCATAACATCGGGTGAAGAGTTGAAATTATTTTGGATGGACACTTTAATACATGGTATATCTTCACTTAACAACTTCTGCTCAAAACTCTCAACTTCGCTCATATCACTTAGAGAATCTATCTTGTTTATAATAACCAGAGCTGGCTTATACACTACATTTTCAAAAAGAGAATCTTCAATATCCGATAAAGTAGCTTCTCCCTCTACACGAACGAGCGCGTGATGTATGTTATACGATTTTAAAAGCTTCTCGACATCCCTAATCGAACATCCTTTTAATTGACCGACAACTATTATACCTCCATGACTTCTACGTTCGACGTTTACAAGTACTTGTTTCTTCCTTATGGAT includes the following:
- a CDS encoding ACT domain-containing protein, yielding MFEKYIPWMIYARSRDIVEFYFTISNQPGQLEKVLEIFAKYGINILSLSAYALPEWQRQTVFIFADITNLDVNVEQVRRELETATGGGS
- a CDS encoding purine-nucleoside phosphorylase is translated as MHKKPVHIQADKEYISPFVVTAGDPGRIKQLSSLLSNVVLVNENRGFLTYTGYWKNTRITVATHGIGGPSSAIVFEELKMLGAEVIVRLGTTGALIPSLNIGDIIIVLGAAYPRGHLEMYVPDGYIGAVPDFYVTKLLIETASKYGVNAKTGIVFSSDAFYTEDEKFVETWSSRNVISVEMECATLFALGLIRNFRTGAMLIVSNSLAKKVDYIDKEFLKERVELAGKIVFDALSMLDSQSNTQ
- a CDS encoding SPFH domain-containing protein — translated: MPQVIEWKNPGKDDIVWRYPDERIEWGAQLIVREYEVAVFFRDGKAYDVLGPGRHTLTTLNLPLLTDYLTRLLGFTESPFKATIIFVSTKQFQGKFGGRSQTTDLAPLTFYGGYWFRVGDPKIFVNEVVGGKDKYTTSEVNEFIRGFINERLIDFLAKYDLLTVFTKIDEVSFKAKATVQDEFKRIGLELIDLKFEGIDTTPEYRERLFWIKQSGQAAYVLQMETAKTMAKELGKSPGAGFGAGMVMIPPVFTPPPPQPATVQPAVTAPAQTKKCPNCKRDVPLDAKFCPYCGFDFSKASSSYCPNCGAPLPPGAKFCPKCGKKIAE
- a CDS encoding CDC48 family AAA ATPase, which gives rise to MSKEVQVRVAEAKQRDVGRGIVRLDRQTMKTLNLDVGDVVEIQGTKKTVAVVWPAYLEDEGRGIIRMDGTLRQNAGVSIGDVITVKKAETRPARKIILAPVEPLRFGSDFIEYVKRRLVGRPLVQGDTIIIPVLSTALRLIVVKTQPLGVVIVTDSTEVNIRSEPAREEEFRIPHITYEDIGDLEEAKQKIREMIELPLKHPELFRRLGIEPPKGVLLYGPPGTGKTLLAKAVANESGAHFIAINGPEIMSKYYGESEARLRDVFREAEENAPSIIFIDEIDAIAPKREEVTGEVERRVVAQLLALMDGLKGRGQVIVIAATNRPDAVDPALRRPGRFDREIAIPVPDKRARREIFQVHTRNMPLAEDVNLDELAELTHGFTGADIAAVCREAAMHALRRFLPKIDLESEHIPTEILDELRVTRKDFLDALKDVQPSALREVYVEIPEVKWSDVGGLEGVKQELKEAVEWPIRQPEYFREMGIDPPKGILLYGPPGCGKTLLAKAVATESGANFISVKGPEILSKWVGESEKAVREIFSKARQAAPCIIFFDEIDSIAPRRGLRGGDSGVTDRIVNQLLTEMDGITRLEGVVVIGATNRPDIVDPALLRPGRFDRVIYVPPPDKEARLEIFKVHTRKMPLAEDVDLEELAEKTEGYTGADIAAVCREAAMIALREAGKPTKVKKEHFLRALEKVEPSVSKEDLERYERIKEEFKKILS
- a CDS encoding TGS domain-containing protein, producing MPANLPAEARAKWIKVMEAKSAKEKIKALEDFLSSVPKHKGTEKLISQVRRQIATLRRELELERKKRKGKGPKFFIEKEGDAQIVILGFTKCGKSSLLKKLTNANVKISDSPFETKQPVPGMLVFKGVYFQLVEAPAIFEGASSGLGWGLQTLALARNADGLILLIDATQDINYQYRVLIEELEKARISIRKKQVLVNVERRSHGGIIVVGQLKGCSIRDVEKLLKSYNIHHALVRVEGEATLSDIEDSLFENVVYKPALVIINKIDSLSDMSEVESFEQKLLSEDIPCIKVSIQNNFNSSPDVMGAQLFKLLNLIRVYTKKPHSKEISKRPLVVKKGITVIEVAKIIHSRLYKNFRYARVWSPRLKFSPQKVGADFVLEDGDVLEIISS